The DNA segment TACGAATTCTGGCTATGACCGGCACTAATACCTTTGCTGATGATAGTACTCTTGGTATTCTTACCCATATGTATCATCTTGGTACCGGTATCAGCCTCCTGATAATTGTTTGTTACAGCTACAGAATAGAACTCTGCCTGTGAATTATCACCACGTAAGATACAAGATGGATACTTCCATGTTATGGCACTACCTGTCTCTACCTGTGTCCATGACAATTTACTGTTTACACCGCGTAGGTCTCCACGCTTTGTTACAAGATTGAGCACACCACCCTTACCATTCTTATCTCCGGGATACCAGTTCTGTACAGTAGAGTATTTTACTTCTGCATTGTCTTTAACAATAATCTCGACTATTGCTGCATGCAACTGGTTCTCATCTCTCATTGGGGCTGTACAACCCTCAAGGTATGATACATACGAATCATCTTCAGCAATGATAAGCGTACGTTCAAACTGACCCGTATTACGGGCATTAATACGGAAATAACTGCTCAACTCCATTGGGCAGCGTACACCTTTCGGTATATATACAAAAGATCCGTCACTGAACACTGCACTATTAAGTGAAGCAAAATAGTTGTCACGATAAGGTACTACAGAACCAAGATATTCTTTTACCAAATCAGGATGGTTCTTTACCGCATCACCTATCGAACAGAATATTATTCCCTTCTCGGCAAGTTTCTCTTTGAAGGTCGTCTTTACTGATACAGAGTCCATAATAGCATCAACGGCTGTGCCACTCAATGCCAGACGCTCCTCAAGGGGAATGCCCAGTTTATCGAAAGTCTTAACAAGTTCAGGGTCTATCCCTTTCTTCTTGCCATCATCATTTTTCTTCTTCGCCATCGGATCAGCATAGTATGATATAGCCTGATAGTCTATTTCAGGCAAATGAACATGACCCCATGTAGGCTGAGTCTGGCTAACCCAATAATTATATGCCTTAATTCGGAAGTCGAGAAGCCACTCAGGTTCCCCTTTCTTAGAAGAAATAAGTCTCACCACCTGTTCGTTAAGACCCTTTTCTATTATATCCGTATGTACATCAGTAGTGAAGCCGAACTCATACTTCTGCTCTGCTACCTGTTTTACAAATTCGTTTTTATTATTATTCTCCATACAAATTCTCCAACAATATTTATGCCAAATATGCTATTCTGCCATCTAGAGATGGCAAAATAGCATATTTTTATTGTTTATATGTGCACATAGTCACATTGTCATTACAGTTTCTGTTTGATTTCAATCTCAGTGAATGTCTCTATGATATCCCCTGACTGAATGTCATTGAAGTTGACAAGACTGATACCGCACTCAAAGTTGACACCAACCTCTTTTACATCGTCTTTGAAACGCTTAAGAGCATTGATTTCTCCTGTGTGTACAACAATACCATCACGTACCAGACGGGCCTTGTCTGCACGGTGAACTTTACCCTCTGTAACAAAAGCTCCGGCAACTGTACCGACCTTTGATATCTTGTAAACTTCACGTACCTCAACCTGACCGGTGATAACCTCTTTCTTAATCTTGTCAAGCATACCTTCCATAGCAGCTTTCACATCTTCTATAGCATCGTAGATTACAGAGTATGTAGTGATTTCCACACCTTCCTGATCTGCTACCCTACGGGCTGCAGCAGAAGGACGAACCTGGAAACCTACGATAATGGCATCTGATGCAGAAGCAAGAGATACATCACTTTCTGATATCTGTCCTACAGCCTTATGTATTACGTTGACCTGTATCTTCTGTGTAGACAACTTGATGAACGAATCACTGAGTGCCTCGATAGAACCGTCAGTATCACCCTTAACAATAAGGTTGAGTTCCTTGAATTCACCAAGAGCAATACGATGACCGATCTCCTCAAGAGTAAGACGAGTCTGTGTACGTAGACCTTGCTCACGCTGCAACTGCATACGCTTGTTAGTTATATCCCTGGCTTCCTGCTCTGTCTCCATAACATGGAATGAATCACCTGCCTGAGGTGCTCCGTTAAGACCAAGGATTATAGCCGGTTCTGCAGGTTTGGCTTCATCCATACGTATGTTACGTTCATTGAACATAGCCTTTACACGTCCGAAATATGTTCCTGCTATTACTACATCACCAACTTTAAGTGTACCATTAGAAACAAGCAGTGTAGAAACATATCCACGACCCTTGTCAAGAGAAGACTCTATAATAGAACCTGTAGCATTACGATTAGGATTTGCCTTAAGATCAAGCATTTCGGCCTCAAGAAGAACCTTCTCTAGAAGTTCCTTAACTCCGACACCTTTCTTTGCACTGATCTCCTGACATTGGTATTTACCACCCCAGTCTTCTACAAGCAAATTCATATTAGCCAAGTCTTCACGTATCTTATCAGGATTAGCTCCCGGTTTATCAATCTTATTTATCGCAAATACCATAGGCACATTAGCTGCCTGAGCATGAGATATAGCCTCACGGGTTGTAGGCATCACACTATCATCAGCCGCGATAATGATAATCGCGATATCAGTAACCTGAGCACCACGGGCACGCATGGCCGTAAAGGCCTCATGTCCAGGAGTATCAAGGAATGTGATATGACGACCGTCCTCAAGTCTCACATTATAGGCACCAATATGCTGAGTGATACCACCGGCCTCACCAGCGATAACATTTGACTTACGTATATAGTCGAGCAAAGAAGTCTTACCGTGGTCTACATGTCCCATAACAGTTACAATAGGAGCACGAGACATCAAATCTTCTACGTCATCTATATCTTCACTTACAGCTTCAGAAACCTCAGCACTTACATATTCTGTCTTATAACCAAACTCATCTGCAACAATATTAATTGTTTCAGCATCCAAACGCTGGTTTATAGATACCATAATACCAAGGTTCATACAGGTAGCAATAACCTGATTTGGCTGAGCATTCATCATTGTTGCAAGTTCACTGACAGTAACGAACTCAGTGAGCTTAAGTGTCTTACTTTCTGCTCTTTCTTCCTTCTTCTCCTCATTCAGTTTTTCCTGAACGGCTTCACGTTTCTCCTTACGATATCTTGCGCCTTTCTTATTCTGACTCTTATTTGTAAGACGTGCCAGAGTCTCTTTAACCTGCTTTGCAACATCCACATTATTCACCTCAAGGCTGCGCTGAACATATCTTTTGCTGCGTTTGTGGTTACTATTGTTATTATTGCTGCTGCTATTATTGTTATTGTTGTTTCTATTGCCGGATGTGCCATTATTTCTATTGCCGGGTCCATTATTAGGCCTACTGCCGGGAGCACCATTATTTCTATTGCCGGGACCGTTATTGTTACGGTTACCGTTATTAGAATTATTGTTCTGACTTACAGCTGCATTAATATCTACACGTTCTTTATTAATGCGCTGACGTTTTTTACGTTCTCCACCATTAGCATTGCTACTTGGGCTCTGACGTATTTTGTCTTCACGCTCTTTGCGGCGCTCTTCCTTAGTTTTCTTCTTAGGGCGAGTGCTCTGGTTAAGGGTTGAAAGATCTATCTTTCCAAGGACATTTACCTTCGGGGCTAGTTTAGACTCACTCTTAAGAGTAAATAGTTTACTATCTTTAGGTTCCTCTTTTGCTTCCGGAGCTTTAGGTTCTTCCTTTTTGGGTTGAAAACCCTGAAACTTTTGCTGAACCGGTTTGGGCTTCTGAGCAACAGCAGGCCGTGGGTCAACTGTTTTAGGCTGTTGAACACTTGCAGGTTGCTGCTCTACTACTTGGGGTTTTGGTGCTACCACCGGCTGTTCCTGCTTCTGTATTGGCTTTGGTTGTTCAGACGGTTTCATATTATGCACCTCACTATTATTGTTTTCACTAACTTTTTCAATCGGTTCCACTTTATGTTGCTGAGTTATTTCTTCCGGTTGCTGTTTCTTTTCAGTTGTCGGGCTTACGGCAGAAACCTTCGGCTGAGACACAGGCGTAATTTCAGGAGCAGCAGACGGTTTTGGTGCCGGCTTTTTGCCCAAGTTATCTAAGTCTATCTTGCCGACAAACTTAGGTTTGTTAAGAGTGGTTATGTTGTCTGAACCGTTCTCTCTTTTATCAGTAAACTGTTTTTTCTCCTTCTGCTTTTTAGGGAAGAGTCTTTCAGCCTGATTACGAAGATCCTTATCGCCCTTGAATTCATCAATGAGCGCTTTATATTGCTCATCTGTAACTTTGGCGTTTCGGTCAGCTTTAACCTCTCCGAGGTTTTTTCTCTGTAGGAAATCAACTGCCGTCTGAAGTCCTACGTTTAATTCTCTTAATGCTACGTTTAATCTGATGCTCATTTATTATTTTTTCTCTTATTTCTCGAATTCTTCATTTAATACTCGTAAAACATTGTCAACGGTTTCTTCTTCCAAGTCTGCTTTCTCTACAAGCATATCACGAGGAGCGTTGATTACAGACTTTGCAGTCTCCAATCCGATAGACTTGATCGCATCTATAACCCATTGATCAATTTCATCAGAGAATTCATCTAACATTACGTCTTCATCATCCATACCTGCATTCTCAGGTACATCACGTATTACGTCGATAGTATACTCTGTAAGCATACTAGCCAGTTTGATGTTAAGTCCACTACGGCCGATTGCCAATGAAACTTCTTCCGGTTTAAGGAATACATCAGCATGACGGCTTTCTTCGTCCAGTTCTATACGAGTAACCTTTGCCGGGCTCAACGAACGTTGGATAAATAGTTTAATATTTGATGTATAGTTTATTACATCAATATTTTCATTACACAGTTCACGTACTATGCCGTGAACGCGGCTGCCCTTTACACCTACGCAGGCTCCTACCGGGTCGATGCGCTCATCATAGCTTTCTACTGCTATCTTGGCTCTCTCTCCCGGCATACGGGCAACTTTTTTTATTGTTATAAGTCCGTCAGCTATTTCAGGTACTTCTGCTTCAAGCAGGCGCTCCAGGAATAGAGGACTTGTACGACTCAATATAATTTTTGGGTTATTGTTTTCATTGTCTACACGAAGCACCACCCCACGTACCGTTTCACCTTTATGAAACTGGTCTGCCGGTATCTGCTCTGTCTTAGGCATATGCATCTCATTATTCTCATCATCCACGAGAAGCATTTCACGCTTCCACATCTGATACACCTCGCCACTTACTATCTGGCCTACACGGTCTTTGTACTTATTGTACAAGCTGTCATGCTCCAGTTCAAGAATCTTAGAAGCCAGTGTCTGTCGTAAGTTAAGAATAGCACGGCGGCCAAACTTGCTGAAGTTTACTTCTTCAGATACTTCCTCACCTACTTCATAGTCAGGTTCTATCTTCTGAGCTGCTGTAAGAGATATCTCCTTATTCTCATCCTGTACTTCACCATTAGCTACGACAATACGGTTACGGTGGATTTCAAAGTCACCCTTGTCCGGGTTTACAATAACATCGAAATTTTCATCGCTTCCGAATATCTTTGCTATAACGTTACGGAAACTTTCTTCCAAAACGCTAACCAGAGTAGTACGGTCAATATTCTTTGTATCTTTAAACTCCTTGAAGGTGTCGATCATGCTCGGTGCATCTTCTTCAATTTTTCTTGCTGCCATAGCTTTACTTGAAACTTAATAAGTATTTAGTATATTTTATATTATTCATATTGAATGTCTTGTCAATATCTGTAAGTACAGGACGTTTTACGCCTTCTTTCTTAACTTTTTCACTTACAGTAACGACGAAGTCCTCTCCATCAACAGATTTCAGCACGCCCTTCGACTTATTGCCTTGATTGTCAAGAACCTCAACATCTTTTCCTATATGGTTTTGATATTGCTGGAGCACCTTGAATGGCTGACCTATTCCGGCACTGCCTACTTCAAGCTCATAGTCTTCCTTTTCGCGGCTCAAGTGATCTTCGATATATTTACTCAAAGACACACAGTCTTCAATCCATACACCGTCTGCATGATCTATTTCAACAACAATCTTGTCATCCGGACTAATTGCAATGTCTACAAGAAAATAATCGTTATCTTGCAGCCATTCATCTACTAACTGTTTTACAACCTTCTTATCTATCATAAATTATGATTATTAAAATGAAAATGAGGGACTTATTAAAGCCCCTCATTCCACTGAACGATGCAAAATTAGTAATAATTTCAATATTTACCAAGTATTTATAGAAATATTTGATAAA comes from the Xylanibacter oryzae DSM 17970 genome and includes:
- the sufB gene encoding Fe-S cluster assembly protein SufB, yielding MENNNKNEFVKQVAEQKYEFGFTTDVHTDIIEKGLNEQVVRLISSKKGEPEWLLDFRIKAYNYWVSQTQPTWGHVHLPEIDYQAISYYADPMAKKKNDDGKKKGIDPELVKTFDKLGIPLEERLALSGTAVDAIMDSVSVKTTFKEKLAEKGIIFCSIGDAVKNHPDLVKEYLGSVVPYRDNYFASLNSAVFSDGSFVYIPKGVRCPMELSSYFRINARNTGQFERTLIIAEDDSYVSYLEGCTAPMRDENQLHAAIVEIIVKDNAEVKYSTVQNWYPGDKNGKGGVLNLVTKRGDLRGVNSKLSWTQVETGSAITWKYPSCILRGDNSQAEFYSVAVTNNYQEADTGTKMIHMGKNTKSTIISKGISAGHSQNSYRGLVRATANADNARNYSSCDSLLLGSDCGAHTFPYMDIHNDLAIVEHEATTSKISEDQLFYCNQRGIPTEQAVGLIVNGYAKEVLNKLPMEFAVEAQKLLSVSLEGTVG
- the infB gene encoding translation initiation factor IF-2 — its product is MSIRLNVALRELNVGLQTAVDFLQRKNLGEVKADRNAKVTDEQYKALIDEFKGDKDLRNQAERLFPKKQKEKKQFTDKRENGSDNITTLNKPKFVGKIDLDNLGKKPAPKPSAAPEITPVSQPKVSAVSPTTEKKQQPEEITQQHKVEPIEKVSENNNSEVHNMKPSEQPKPIQKQEQPVVAPKPQVVEQQPASVQQPKTVDPRPAVAQKPKPVQQKFQGFQPKKEEPKAPEAKEEPKDSKLFTLKSESKLAPKVNVLGKIDLSTLNQSTRPKKKTKEERRKEREDKIRQSPSSNANGGERKKRQRINKERVDINAAVSQNNNSNNGNRNNNGPGNRNNGAPGSRPNNGPGNRNNGTSGNRNNNNNNSSSNNNNSNHKRSKRYVQRSLEVNNVDVAKQVKETLARLTNKSQNKKGARYRKEKREAVQEKLNEEKKEERAESKTLKLTEFVTVSELATMMNAQPNQVIATCMNLGIMVSINQRLDAETINIVADEFGYKTEYVSAEVSEAVSEDIDDVEDLMSRAPIVTVMGHVDHGKTSLLDYIRKSNVIAGEAGGITQHIGAYNVRLEDGRHITFLDTPGHEAFTAMRARGAQVTDIAIIIIAADDSVMPTTREAISHAQAANVPMVFAINKIDKPGANPDKIREDLANMNLLVEDWGGKYQCQEISAKKGVGVKELLEKVLLEAEMLDLKANPNRNATGSIIESSLDKGRGYVSTLLVSNGTLKVGDVVIAGTYFGRVKAMFNERNIRMDEAKPAEPAIILGLNGAPQAGDSFHVMETEQEARDITNKRMQLQREQGLRTQTRLTLEEIGHRIALGEFKELNLIVKGDTDGSIEALSDSFIKLSTQKIQVNVIHKAVGQISESDVSLASASDAIIVGFQVRPSAAARRVADQEGVEITTYSVIYDAIEDVKAAMEGMLDKIKKEVITGQVEVREVYKISKVGTVAGAFVTEGKVHRADKARLVRDGIVVHTGEINALKRFKDDVKEVGVNFECGISLVNFNDIQSGDIIETFTEIEIKQKL
- the nusA gene encoding transcription termination factor NusA; amino-acid sequence: MAARKIEEDAPSMIDTFKEFKDTKNIDRTTLVSVLEESFRNVIAKIFGSDENFDVIVNPDKGDFEIHRNRIVVANGEVQDENKEISLTAAQKIEPDYEVGEEVSEEVNFSKFGRRAILNLRQTLASKILELEHDSLYNKYKDRVGQIVSGEVYQMWKREMLLVDDENNEMHMPKTEQIPADQFHKGETVRGVVLRVDNENNNPKIILSRTSPLFLERLLEAEVPEIADGLITIKKVARMPGERAKIAVESYDERIDPVGACVGVKGSRVHGIVRELCNENIDVINYTSNIKLFIQRSLSPAKVTRIELDEESRHADVFLKPEEVSLAIGRSGLNIKLASMLTEYTIDVIRDVPENAGMDDEDVMLDEFSDEIDQWVIDAIKSIGLETAKSVINAPRDMLVEKADLEEETVDNVLRVLNEEFEK
- the rimP gene encoding ribosome assembly cofactor RimP, whose product is MIDKKVVKQLVDEWLQDNDYFLVDIAISPDDKIVVEIDHADGVWIEDCVSLSKYIEDHLSREKEDYELEVGSAGIGQPFKVLQQYQNHIGKDVEVLDNQGNKSKGVLKSVDGEDFVVTVSEKVKKEGVKRPVLTDIDKTFNMNNIKYTKYLLSFK